From a region of the Oncorhynchus keta strain PuntledgeMale-10-30-2019 chromosome 13, Oket_V2, whole genome shotgun sequence genome:
- the LOC118392434 gene encoding gelsolin-like, with the protein MAHHPEFKRAGKKPGIQVWRVESLDLVAVPESLYGGFYSGDAYLVLNTIKQRSGHLQYDLHFWQGDDCTQDESGAAAIFTIQMDDYLGGKPIQYREVQGYESRTFSGYFKTGLKYMKGGVASGFKHVVSNEVKVQRVLQVRGRRVVRATEVAVSWDSFNLGDIFILDLGNEIYQWCGSKANNFEKLKATQVSKDIRDNERCGRAELYICDEGAECGKMLKILGPKPELPEANADDTNTDVSNRKLAKLYKVSNASGDMGVDMVASENPFSQNALESSDCFILDNGPNGMIFVWKGKDANKEERSAVMSAAEQFITKMGYPKHTQVQILPENGETPLFKQFFKIWRDADHTVGLGTAYVSNKIAKIKKVPFDASTLHHSDAMAAQHGMVDEGNGEKQIWRIEGADKVPVEPSTYGRFYGGDSYIILYNYQHGGRNGQVIYIWQGVDSSQDEIGASAILAAQLDDELGGGAVQVRVIQGKEPAHLMSLFGGQPMVVHQGGTSREGGQAQAADTQLFQVRSNPAGCTRAIEVDAAASNLNSNDVFVLVTPASSFIWVGKGTSDSEKHGAQKLSDLLGVSASELAEGEEADDFWDALGGKADYRTSARLRNKMDVHPPRLFACSNKTGQFVIEEVPGEMTQEDLAPDDVMLLDTWEQIFVWIGGEAHEEKTEDIASAIRYIETDPTKRDSSTPIVKLKQGHEPPTFTGWFLGWDHGYWSSNPMERAMVGLRV; encoded by the exons ATGGCGCACCACCCTGAGTTTAAGAGGGCCGGGAAGAAGCCTGGAATCCAGGTATGGAGAGTTGAGAGTCTGGACCTGGTGGCCGTGCCAGAGAGTCTGTATGGCGGGTTCTACTCAGGAGACGCATACCTTGTTCTTAATACCATTAAGCAACGTTCTGGGCATCTACAGTATGACCTTCACTTCTGGCAAG GAGATGACTGTACACAAGATGAGAGTGGAGCAGCAGCCATTTTTACCATCCAAATGGATGACTACCTGGGTGGCAAACCTATTCAGTACCGTGAGGTGCAGGGTTACGAGTCAAGAACATTTTCAGGCTACTTCAAAACTGGACTGAAGTACAtg AAAGGGGGTGTGGCTTCAGGGTTCAAGCACGTGGTGTCCAATGAGGTTAAGGTGCAGCGTGTGCTCCAGGTCAGGGGTCGGCGTGTGGTTCGAGCCACAGAGGTTGCAGTCAGTTGGGACAGCTTCAACCTGGGAGACATTTTTATCCTCGACCTGGGCAAC GAGATTTATCAATGGTGTGGTTCCAAGGCCAATAACTTTGAGAAGCTGAAGGCCACTCAGGTGTCAAAGGATATCCGTGACAATGAACGATGTGGGCGGGCTGAGTTGTACATATGTGACGAGGGGGCAGAATGTGGGAAGATGTTGAAG ATTCTTGGACCCAAACCCGAGTTGCCTGAGGCAAATGCAGATGACACAAATACAGACGTGTCCAATAGGAAGCTGGCAAAATTATACAAG GTGTCTAATGCCAGTGGGGATATGGGTGTGGATATGGTAGCATCAGAGAACCCGTTTTCACAGAATGCCCTGGAGTCAAGTGACTGCTTTATCTTGGACAATGGCCCCAATGGCATGATCTTTGTCTGGAAAG GTAAGGACGCTAACAAAGAGGAGAGAAGTGCAGTGATGAGTGCTGCCGAACAGTTTATCACAAAGATGGGCTACCCGAAACACACCCAGGTCCAGATCCTACCTGAGAATGGGGAGACCCCTCTGTTCAAGCAGTTCTTCAAAATCTGGCGTGACGCGGACCATACAGTGGGGTTGGGAACCGCCTACGTGTCCAACAAAATCGCCAAGATCAAGAAGGTTCCCTTCGATGCCTCCACTCTCCATCACTCGGATGCCATGGCGGCTCAGCATGGGATGGTGGAcgaggggaatggagagaaacAG ATCTGGCGTATTGAGGGCGCTGACAAGGTGCCCGTGGAGCCCTCCACTTACGGACGATTCTATGGGGGAGACAGCTACATCATCCTCTACAACTACCAGCATGGAGGGCGTAACGGACAGGTCATCTACATATG GCAAGGAGTGGATTCTAGCCAGGATGAAATTGGTGCCTCGGCCATCTTGGCTGCTCAGCTGGATGACGAGTTGGGAGGAGGAGCAGTACAG GTGCGGGTGATCCAGGGTAAGGAGCCTGCCCACCTCATGAGTCTTTTCGGGGGGCAGCCGATGGTAGTGCACCAAGGTGGTACCTCAAGAGAGGGTGGCCAGGCCCAGGCTGCAGACACACAGCTGTTCCAGGTGCGGTCCAACCCTGCTGGCTGCACACGTGCCATAGAG GTTGATGCTGCTGCCTCAAATCTGAACTCCAACGATGTGTTTGTGCTGGTGACCCCGGCATCCTCCTTCATATGGGTGGGAAAGGGGACAAGTGACAGTGAGAAGCATGGAGCTCAAAAGCTAAGTGACCTTCTAGGGGTCTCAGCCTCAGAGCTGGCCGAGGGTGAAGAAGCAG aTGACTTTTGGGATGCTCTGGGAGGTAAAGCGGACTACCGTACCTCAGCCAGACTGAGAAACAAAATGGATGTTCATCCACCACGCCTGTTTGCCTGCTCCAACAAAACTGGCCAGTTCGTT ATTGAAGAGGTGCCTGGGGAGATGACACAAGAAGACCTGGCCCCAGATGATGTCATGCTCTTGGACACCTGGGAACAG ATCTTTGTTTGGATCGGAGGTGAAGCTCatgaggagaagacagaggatATTGCCTCAG CCATTCGTTACATAGAGACGGACCCTACCAAGCGGGACAGCAGTACGCCCATAGTGAAGTTAAAGCAAGGTCATGAGCCTCCCACGTTCACTGGCTGGTTCTTGGGCTGGGATCATGGGTACTGGAGCAGTAATCCCATGGAACGGGCCATGGTTGGACTCCGTGTCTGA
- the LOC118392432 gene encoding transcription termination factor 1-like isoform X1, giving the protein MSLLSTKKLRCYFPHLFNLIEKTGYAVATMLGTSTSTEQGAMENPIVLEMCRMSPLTFEDTPELISSVAPDTVEGLIKAKKKKNKALSEQGPEEPAIEHNQKDGHRLTVEKRGKDPKHKEQTVTELEVVEKERKKRIKGNEEKQPNVIQDEMEVLDPEEQTGGKTKKKSKNLQTQQVGADLVIADENNMNSRKKKKRKHNDIEPERVIDSVLSKAEVDVSAVTAPDEARKSKKKHKNRQTELEEGGESCLTVSRTADDPKIKELHPEMVKRGKNVVTEAEENVKKRKRNKKEHTESELNDCPDKADLPGIKEQTERKLKSKRPKTDGESAAVEGSGRKKKHSRVSDKGMDSVHSAADVFDLAVPNDNGTHDAGTNGETEGAHSTMVETGTQHNKSCLKKETLVVDDWQALNDLKDFIPNVESKSVYEIHKRIKYDLDRFKEFRRQGLSLRSGRFNAQENERLKSNVYDFLSLTGIQSGSELFHPQRFKGEEANIKKLKRQHRFHERIGEGIPRPWHQIYIRGRKMFDGSNYKGRFTEEELHTLKKLQALHGNKWAKISALTGRSESALEKRFAQMSANRGVWTEEELKRLMEAVRKHLVGQAEPGSGPATVRKDHLYNNIPWTDVCQTVETRHWSQCRIKWLGVLKHKMAYGQPVFSGHTKSLQGKVDLIKALNAMQVEDVADINWEEIARTIGDVTPRYVQTHYYRLKVANVPLWQSMSFCEIIDFLNSRVLPNCEERLNVLIKSGEVVSRNDPQELFLLSEIFDNEDGDYYSDVQNS; this is encoded by the exons ATGTCGCTTTTGTCAACAAAGAAGTTACGGTGTTACTTTCCCCACTTGTTCAACCTG ATAGAGAAAACAGGTTATGCTGTAGCCACCATGCTGGGGACTTCAACATCCACTGAACAGGGGGCTATGGAGAATCCCATAGTGCTTGAGATGTGTCGAATGTCCCCTCTTACATTTGAAGACACTCCTGAATTAATCTCATCAGTGGCACCTGATACAGTCGAGGGATTAATAAAAGCCAAAAAGAAAAAGAATAAAGCACTATCTGAACAGGGACCAGAAGAACCGGCAATTGAGCATAATCAAAAGGATGGTCACCGGTTGACAGTCGAGAAAAGAGGTAAAGACCCTAAACATAAAGAGCAAACAGTGACTGAGCTGGAagtggtggagaaagagaggaagaaacgTATAAAAGGAAACGAAGAGAAGCAGCCAAATGTTATTCAAGATGAAATGGAGGTACTAGATCCCGAGGAACAAACTGGAGGGAAAACAAAGAAAAAGTCAAAGAATCTTCAAACACAACAGGTGGGAGCGGATTTAGTGATTGCTGATGAGAATAATATGAATAGccggaagaagaagaagagaaaacaTAATGACATTGAGCCAGAACGGGTGATAGACAGTGTCCTCTCAAAGGCTGAGGTAGACGTTTCAGCTGTAACTGCGCCAGATGAGGCCAGAAAGAGTAAGAAGAAGCACAAGAACAGACAAACAGAacttgaggagggaggggaaagctGTCTGACAGTTTCAAGAACAGCAGATGATCCAAAAATCAAAGAACTGCACCCTGAAATGGTCAAGAGAGGTAAAAATGTGGTAACTGAGGCAGAGGAGAATGTAAAAAAAAGGAAACGAAATAAGAAAGAACACACAGAGAGTGAACTGAACGATTGTCCAGATAAAGCAGACCTTCCAGGGATAAAAGAACAAACTGAAAGAAAATTGAAGTCAAAGAGGCCAAAAACGGATGGAGAGTCTGCAGCTGTGGAGGGCAGCGGGAGAAAGAAAAAACACAGCAGAGTGTCAGACAAGGGAATGGACAGTGTCCACTCTGCAGCAGATGTTTTTGATTTAGCTGTTCCAAATGACAACGGGACTCATGATGCTGGAACAAACGGTGAGACAGAGGGTGCCCATTCAACCATGGTTGAGACAGGGACCCAACACAACAAATCCTGCCTAAAGAAAGAAACTCTCGT TGTGGACGACTGGCAGGCTCTGAATGATCTCAAAGACTTCATTCCCAATGTTGAGTCAAAGTCTGTTTACGAGATCCATAAGAGGATAAAGTATGATCTTGATCGATTCAAGGAATTCCGAAGACAAG GCCTTTCCCTGCGAAGTGGAAGATTCAATGCGCAGGAGAACGAACGACTCAAGAGTAACGTCTACGACTTCCTGTCTCTCACTGGGATTCAGAGTGGCTCTGAGCTCTTCCATCCACAGCGCTTCAAAGGGGAAGAAGCAAATATCAAGAAATTGAAGAGGCAGCACAGATTCCATGAAAGAATAG GTGAAGGAATACCCAGGCCTTGGCATCAAATCTATATACGTGGGAGGAAAATGTTTGATGGCAGCAACTACAAGGGCAG GTTCACCGAAGAAGAGCTTCACACTTTGAAAAAACTACAGGCGTTGCACGGCAACAAGTGGGCGAAGATCTCGGCGTTGACTGGCCGAAGCGAATCGGCCCTAGAGAAACGTTTTGCTCAAATGT CTGCAAACCGAGGCGTGTGGACCGAGGAAGAACTGAAAAGACTAATGGAAGCTGTGCGGAAGCACCTGGTGGGACAGGCAGAGCCTGGCAGTGGACCAGCCACCGTCAGGAAAGACCATCTGTACAACAACATCCCCTGGACAGATGTGTGCCAGACGGTTGAAACACGCCACTGGTCCCAGTGTCGAATAAAATG GTTGGGTGTTTTGAAGCACAAAATGGCATATGGACAACCAGTATTCAGTGGACACACTAAATCATTACAGGGCAAAGTGGATTTGATCAAAGC CTTGAATGCAATGCAGGTGGAAGATGTTGCAGATATCAACTGGGAAGAAATTGCTCGCACAATTGG GGATGTTACGCCACGCTACGTACAGACACACTACTACAGGCTAAAGGTAGCCAACGTTCCGTTGTGGCAGAGCATGTCCTTCTGTG AGATCATTGACTTCCTCAACAGTAGAGTTCTCCCTAATTGTGAAGAGCGCCTCAACGTTCTGATAAAGTCAGGAGAGGTGGTGTCCAGAAATGATCCTCAAGAGCTCTTCCTACTCTCTGAGATATTTGATAACGAGGATGGCGACTACTACAGCGACGTTCAGAACAGCTGA
- the LOC118392432 gene encoding transcription termination factor 1-like isoform X2: MLGTSTSTEQGAMENPIVLEMCRMSPLTFEDTPELISSVAPDTVEGLIKAKKKKNKALSEQGPEEPAIEHNQKDGHRLTVEKRGKDPKHKEQTVTELEVVEKERKKRIKGNEEKQPNVIQDEMEVLDPEEQTGGKTKKKSKNLQTQQVGADLVIADENNMNSRKKKKRKHNDIEPERVIDSVLSKAEVDVSAVTAPDEARKSKKKHKNRQTELEEGGESCLTVSRTADDPKIKELHPEMVKRGKNVVTEAEENVKKRKRNKKEHTESELNDCPDKADLPGIKEQTERKLKSKRPKTDGESAAVEGSGRKKKHSRVSDKGMDSVHSAADVFDLAVPNDNGTHDAGTNGETEGAHSTMVETGTQHNKSCLKKETLVVDDWQALNDLKDFIPNVESKSVYEIHKRIKYDLDRFKEFRRQGLSLRSGRFNAQENERLKSNVYDFLSLTGIQSGSELFHPQRFKGEEANIKKLKRQHRFHERIGEGIPRPWHQIYIRGRKMFDGSNYKGRFTEEELHTLKKLQALHGNKWAKISALTGRSESALEKRFAQMSANRGVWTEEELKRLMEAVRKHLVGQAEPGSGPATVRKDHLYNNIPWTDVCQTVETRHWSQCRIKWLGVLKHKMAYGQPVFSGHTKSLQGKVDLIKALNAMQVEDVADINWEEIARTIGDVTPRYVQTHYYRLKVANVPLWQSMSFCEIIDFLNSRVLPNCEERLNVLIKSGEVVSRNDPQELFLLSEIFDNEDGDYYSDVQNS, encoded by the exons ATGCTGGGGACTTCAACATCCACTGAACAGGGGGCTATGGAGAATCCCATAGTGCTTGAGATGTGTCGAATGTCCCCTCTTACATTTGAAGACACTCCTGAATTAATCTCATCAGTGGCACCTGATACAGTCGAGGGATTAATAAAAGCCAAAAAGAAAAAGAATAAAGCACTATCTGAACAGGGACCAGAAGAACCGGCAATTGAGCATAATCAAAAGGATGGTCACCGGTTGACAGTCGAGAAAAGAGGTAAAGACCCTAAACATAAAGAGCAAACAGTGACTGAGCTGGAagtggtggagaaagagaggaagaaacgTATAAAAGGAAACGAAGAGAAGCAGCCAAATGTTATTCAAGATGAAATGGAGGTACTAGATCCCGAGGAACAAACTGGAGGGAAAACAAAGAAAAAGTCAAAGAATCTTCAAACACAACAGGTGGGAGCGGATTTAGTGATTGCTGATGAGAATAATATGAATAGccggaagaagaagaagagaaaacaTAATGACATTGAGCCAGAACGGGTGATAGACAGTGTCCTCTCAAAGGCTGAGGTAGACGTTTCAGCTGTAACTGCGCCAGATGAGGCCAGAAAGAGTAAGAAGAAGCACAAGAACAGACAAACAGAacttgaggagggaggggaaagctGTCTGACAGTTTCAAGAACAGCAGATGATCCAAAAATCAAAGAACTGCACCCTGAAATGGTCAAGAGAGGTAAAAATGTGGTAACTGAGGCAGAGGAGAATGTAAAAAAAAGGAAACGAAATAAGAAAGAACACACAGAGAGTGAACTGAACGATTGTCCAGATAAAGCAGACCTTCCAGGGATAAAAGAACAAACTGAAAGAAAATTGAAGTCAAAGAGGCCAAAAACGGATGGAGAGTCTGCAGCTGTGGAGGGCAGCGGGAGAAAGAAAAAACACAGCAGAGTGTCAGACAAGGGAATGGACAGTGTCCACTCTGCAGCAGATGTTTTTGATTTAGCTGTTCCAAATGACAACGGGACTCATGATGCTGGAACAAACGGTGAGACAGAGGGTGCCCATTCAACCATGGTTGAGACAGGGACCCAACACAACAAATCCTGCCTAAAGAAAGAAACTCTCGT TGTGGACGACTGGCAGGCTCTGAATGATCTCAAAGACTTCATTCCCAATGTTGAGTCAAAGTCTGTTTACGAGATCCATAAGAGGATAAAGTATGATCTTGATCGATTCAAGGAATTCCGAAGACAAG GCCTTTCCCTGCGAAGTGGAAGATTCAATGCGCAGGAGAACGAACGACTCAAGAGTAACGTCTACGACTTCCTGTCTCTCACTGGGATTCAGAGTGGCTCTGAGCTCTTCCATCCACAGCGCTTCAAAGGGGAAGAAGCAAATATCAAGAAATTGAAGAGGCAGCACAGATTCCATGAAAGAATAG GTGAAGGAATACCCAGGCCTTGGCATCAAATCTATATACGTGGGAGGAAAATGTTTGATGGCAGCAACTACAAGGGCAG GTTCACCGAAGAAGAGCTTCACACTTTGAAAAAACTACAGGCGTTGCACGGCAACAAGTGGGCGAAGATCTCGGCGTTGACTGGCCGAAGCGAATCGGCCCTAGAGAAACGTTTTGCTCAAATGT CTGCAAACCGAGGCGTGTGGACCGAGGAAGAACTGAAAAGACTAATGGAAGCTGTGCGGAAGCACCTGGTGGGACAGGCAGAGCCTGGCAGTGGACCAGCCACCGTCAGGAAAGACCATCTGTACAACAACATCCCCTGGACAGATGTGTGCCAGACGGTTGAAACACGCCACTGGTCCCAGTGTCGAATAAAATG GTTGGGTGTTTTGAAGCACAAAATGGCATATGGACAACCAGTATTCAGTGGACACACTAAATCATTACAGGGCAAAGTGGATTTGATCAAAGC CTTGAATGCAATGCAGGTGGAAGATGTTGCAGATATCAACTGGGAAGAAATTGCTCGCACAATTGG GGATGTTACGCCACGCTACGTACAGACACACTACTACAGGCTAAAGGTAGCCAACGTTCCGTTGTGGCAGAGCATGTCCTTCTGTG AGATCATTGACTTCCTCAACAGTAGAGTTCTCCCTAATTGTGAAGAGCGCCTCAACGTTCTGATAAAGTCAGGAGAGGTGGTGTCCAGAAATGATCCTCAAGAGCTCTTCCTACTCTCTGAGATATTTGATAACGAGGATGGCGACTACTACAGCGACGTTCAGAACAGCTGA
- the LOC118392432 gene encoding transcription termination factor 1-like isoform X3 — translation MSLLSTKKLRCYFPHLFNLIEKTGYAVATMLGTSTSTEQGAMENPIVLEMCRMSPLTFEDTPELISSVAPDTVEGLIKAKKKKNKALSEQGPEEPAIEHNQKDGHRLTVEKRGKDPKHKEQTVTELEVVEKERKKRIKGNEEKQPNVIQDEMEVLDPEEQTGGKTKKKSKNLQTQQVGADLVIADENNMNSRKKKKRKHNDIEPERVIDSVLSKAEVDVSAVTAPDEARKSKKKHKNRQTELEEGGESCLTVSRTADDPKIKELHPEMVKRGKNVVTEAEENVKKRKRNKKEHTESELNDCPDKADLPGIKEQTERKLKSKRPKTDGESAAVEGSGRKKKHSRVSDKGMDSVHSAADVFDLAVPNDNGTHDAGTNGETEGAHSTMVETGTQHNKSCLKKETLVVDDWQALNDLKDFIPNVESKSVYEIHKRIKYDLDRFKEFRRQGLSLRSGRFNAQENERLKSNVYDFLSLTGIQSGSELFHPQRFKGEEANIKKLKRQHRFHERIGEGIPRPWHQIYIRGRKMFDGSNYKGSLNAMQVEDVADINWEEIARTIGDVTPRYVQTHYYRLKVANVPLWQSMSFCEIIDFLNSRVLPNCEERLNVLIKSGEVVSRNDPQELFLLSEIFDNEDGDYYSDVQNS, via the exons ATGTCGCTTTTGTCAACAAAGAAGTTACGGTGTTACTTTCCCCACTTGTTCAACCTG ATAGAGAAAACAGGTTATGCTGTAGCCACCATGCTGGGGACTTCAACATCCACTGAACAGGGGGCTATGGAGAATCCCATAGTGCTTGAGATGTGTCGAATGTCCCCTCTTACATTTGAAGACACTCCTGAATTAATCTCATCAGTGGCACCTGATACAGTCGAGGGATTAATAAAAGCCAAAAAGAAAAAGAATAAAGCACTATCTGAACAGGGACCAGAAGAACCGGCAATTGAGCATAATCAAAAGGATGGTCACCGGTTGACAGTCGAGAAAAGAGGTAAAGACCCTAAACATAAAGAGCAAACAGTGACTGAGCTGGAagtggtggagaaagagaggaagaaacgTATAAAAGGAAACGAAGAGAAGCAGCCAAATGTTATTCAAGATGAAATGGAGGTACTAGATCCCGAGGAACAAACTGGAGGGAAAACAAAGAAAAAGTCAAAGAATCTTCAAACACAACAGGTGGGAGCGGATTTAGTGATTGCTGATGAGAATAATATGAATAGccggaagaagaagaagagaaaacaTAATGACATTGAGCCAGAACGGGTGATAGACAGTGTCCTCTCAAAGGCTGAGGTAGACGTTTCAGCTGTAACTGCGCCAGATGAGGCCAGAAAGAGTAAGAAGAAGCACAAGAACAGACAAACAGAacttgaggagggaggggaaagctGTCTGACAGTTTCAAGAACAGCAGATGATCCAAAAATCAAAGAACTGCACCCTGAAATGGTCAAGAGAGGTAAAAATGTGGTAACTGAGGCAGAGGAGAATGTAAAAAAAAGGAAACGAAATAAGAAAGAACACACAGAGAGTGAACTGAACGATTGTCCAGATAAAGCAGACCTTCCAGGGATAAAAGAACAAACTGAAAGAAAATTGAAGTCAAAGAGGCCAAAAACGGATGGAGAGTCTGCAGCTGTGGAGGGCAGCGGGAGAAAGAAAAAACACAGCAGAGTGTCAGACAAGGGAATGGACAGTGTCCACTCTGCAGCAGATGTTTTTGATTTAGCTGTTCCAAATGACAACGGGACTCATGATGCTGGAACAAACGGTGAGACAGAGGGTGCCCATTCAACCATGGTTGAGACAGGGACCCAACACAACAAATCCTGCCTAAAGAAAGAAACTCTCGT TGTGGACGACTGGCAGGCTCTGAATGATCTCAAAGACTTCATTCCCAATGTTGAGTCAAAGTCTGTTTACGAGATCCATAAGAGGATAAAGTATGATCTTGATCGATTCAAGGAATTCCGAAGACAAG GCCTTTCCCTGCGAAGTGGAAGATTCAATGCGCAGGAGAACGAACGACTCAAGAGTAACGTCTACGACTTCCTGTCTCTCACTGGGATTCAGAGTGGCTCTGAGCTCTTCCATCCACAGCGCTTCAAAGGGGAAGAAGCAAATATCAAGAAATTGAAGAGGCAGCACAGATTCCATGAAAGAATAG GTGAAGGAATACCCAGGCCTTGGCATCAAATCTATATACGTGGGAGGAAAATGTTTGATGGCAGCAACTACAAGGGCAG CTTGAATGCAATGCAGGTGGAAGATGTTGCAGATATCAACTGGGAAGAAATTGCTCGCACAATTGG GGATGTTACGCCACGCTACGTACAGACACACTACTACAGGCTAAAGGTAGCCAACGTTCCGTTGTGGCAGAGCATGTCCTTCTGTG AGATCATTGACTTCCTCAACAGTAGAGTTCTCCCTAATTGTGAAGAGCGCCTCAACGTTCTGATAAAGTCAGGAGAGGTGGTGTCCAGAAATGATCCTCAAGAGCTCTTCCTACTCTCTGAGATATTTGATAACGAGGATGGCGACTACTACAGCGACGTTCAGAACAGCTGA
- the LOC118392435 gene encoding protein ADM2-like isoform X2, with protein MAGRHRLELLKKLHALREEEIFTPETGTELARPTDSSPSSDLQSSIRSPKWLPGYLRRDTPPTVMNTAHLETLVRARREEGVEPQRMGSRGRRHAHSGSRGGHHPQLMRVGCALGTCQVQNLSHRLYQLIGQSGREDSSPINPRSPHSYG; from the exons ATGGCAGGGAGACACAG GTTGGAGCTGCTTAAGAAGCTTCATGcgctgagagaggaggagatcttCACTCCAGAAACTGGCACCGAACTCGCCAGACCAACAGACTCCAGCCCTTCATCAGACCTCCAGTCCTCCATCAGATCTCCAAAATGGCTGCCTGGCTACCTCCGCAGAGACACACCACCCACTGTCATGAACACAGCCCATCTTGAAACTCTGGTACGGGCGAGGCGTGAGGAGGGCGTGGAGCCACAACGGATGGGGTCAAGAGGTCGTCGCCATGCCCACTCAGGGTCACGCGGGGGTCACCACCCCCAGCTGATGAGAGTGGGGTGCGCCCTGGGAACCTGCCAGGTTCAGAACCTCAGCCACCGGCTCTATCAGCTGATTGGCCAGAGTGGACGGGAAGACTCCTCCCCCATTAACCCCCGGAGTCCGCATAGTTACGGATGA